The bacterium genome contains the following window.
AGAGATGTCATACTCAGCCAATACACAGGCTGCCTCCTTTACAGAGAGCTCATCTGCTACGGTTATTACACCTTTTGTCATAATATCTTTAACCTTCATTTTTTACCTCCTAAATTTTTTAAAGAATAATCAATTTTCCTTTTCTTGTCAAATTTTTTTGCAAAATCTTTGACCTTTTAAAGGTCTTAATGTAAAATTTTTGTTTAATTATGGATATACCAAAGGAAACCTACAAAACATCTATCATAGAGGGAGAGATTGGTGGATTAAAAATAGGGGGGGAAAATACAATGCCCTTCTATTTATTTGAAGGCAATATGCCAAATCCGCCCAGGATTGCTTTAGAGATATGGGATGAGCCTCCCAAGGATTGGCTACCAAATGTTGTTGAGCCATACAAAGATGTGATAAACGATCCTGTTTCCTGGGCAAAAAAGGCAATTTCCTATGGTTGCGATATGGTCTGTCTTAAGCTAATAGGCACAGACCCCTTAGGAAGCAATAGGTCTCCCCAAGAAGCCGCTGCTGTGGCAAAGAATGTTTGTGATAATATAGATCTTCCCTTAATTGTTTTAGGATGTGGAAATATAGAAAAGGATTCAGTTACCCTAAAGGAGGTAGCCTCCGCTTGCGAAGGAAGAAATATCTTGCTTGGAGCAGCCACCGAGGATAATTACAAAGTAATTGGTGCATCTGCATTAGCCTATAAACACAATGTCTCTGCCCAAACCCCAATAGATGTTAATCTATCAAAGCAATTAAATATTTTATTGGGAAACCTCGGGCTTTCTGATAATAAGATTTTAATTGACCCAACCGGTTCTACCTTGGGCTATGGCTTGGAATATACATACTCAGTCATTGAAAGGATAAGGCTTTCTGCCCTTCAAGCAGGGGATGAGAAGCTTAAGATGCCCATATTTGTAGAGATAGGAAAGGATTGCTGGAAGATAAAGGAGGTAAGGGAGGATAACCCACAATGGGGTGATATAGAAAAAAGGGGAATCCTCTGGGAGGCAATTAGCGGGCTTTCCTTTCTCCTTGCTGGCTGTAATCTTCTTGTGATGAGACATCCCTCTTCTCTGAAACTCCTTAAGGAGATGATAAAAGAGCTCATGGAGCTTAAAGAGGAAGAGAAAGAGGTTAAAAAGGAGGCAAAAAAGGAGGAACATATTTATGTGGCAAGGGAGGAAAAAGGGGAAGAAAAGATAAAAAGGCATCCAGGTGATCACTATAAGCCATCCTGGATAGATGAGGATATTTGTGAATTCCTTGAGAAAAAGGAGGCTTTGGTTTATTCAGCAAATGAAGGCTTTAAAGATAAGGCAAAGAAGGATGGAGTAAGGACGGTCTTTGAGAGAGCAGAGGAAATAAAGCCCTGCCCATTTGGCGAAAAGGGTGCTTGTTGTAAGCATTGTGCAATGGGTCCTTGTCGATTAAGCTTTAAGGATGAATCCCTTGAGGAGCAAGAGGAGGGACAAAAAACAGGGCTTTGTGGAGCAACCATAGGAACAATCTCTGCCAGGAATTTTGCTAGAATGATTGCCGCAGGTGCCTCTGCACACTCTGACCATGGAAGGGAGGTAGCCGAAATATTGATTGCGGTAGCAGAGGGAAAGGCACCCGGTTATAGCATAAAGGATATGGAAAAGCTTTACAATGTGGCAAAAGATTTTGGTATTGAAACTGAAGGAAAGGATGAATATGCAATTGCCAAAGAATTGGGAGAAAAGGCATTAGCTGAATTTGGAAAGCAACAGGGCGAGCTTACCTTTATAAAAAGGATGCCCCTTACCAGGCAGAATGTTTGGAAAAAATTGGGTATGACACCGCGTGGCATAGACAGAGAGGTGGTTGAAATAATGCACAGAACACACATGGGCGTTGACCAGGATTACAGAAATATCCTTCTTCAAGGCTCTAGGTGTGCATTAGCCGATGGATATGGTGGCAGTATGATTGCAACAGAATTGCAGGATATTCTCTTTGGCACACCAAAACCTGTGCTCTCTCGGGTAAATCTTGGGGTTTTAAGGGAAGATTGTGTTAATCTGGTAATCCATGGCCATGAGCCCCTACTCTCTGAGATGATTGTGGTTGCCTCCAAAAATCCAAAAATGGAGGAACTGGCAAAGTCTGTAGGGGCAAAAGGGATAAATTTAGCCGGCATCTGCTGCACGGCAAATGAAATTTTAATGCGTCATGGTGTGCCTTTAGCTGGCAATCTCCTCCAACAAGAATTAGCCATAGCAACCGGCAGCGTTGAGGCAATGGTAATAGATGTCCAATGCATCTTCCAATCCCTGCCAAAGGTTGCCCAATGCTACCATACAAAGATTATTTCAACCTCAGCTAAGGGCAAGATCCCTGGGGCATTGCACATTGAATTTGACCCACACAATGCCCTTGTCTCAGCAGAAAAGATTGTTGAGACAGCCATCTTAAATTTCAAAAACCGAATTAAAGAAAAGGTAGAGATTCCCCAAGAATCTATGGATTTAGTGGCTGGCTTTACCCATGAATATGTGAATTATATGCTGGGTGGAAAATTTAGAGCCTCCTATTGGCCCTTAAATGACAATATTATCAATGGGAAAATAAGGGGTGTGGTTGGTGTGGTTGGCTGTAATAACCCAAGGGTAGCCCTGGATAGTGTTCATATTCCTCTGGTAAAGGAGCTGATAAAAAATAATGTTTTGGTGCTTCAAACCGGATGTGCTGCGATAGCCTGTGCAAAGGCAGGTTTACTAACCCCAGAGGCGGCAAAATTTGCGGGAGAAGGATTAGCACAGGTATGCGAGGCAATTGGAATACCTCCAGTTCTCCATTGTGGTTCTTGTGTTGACAATTCAAGGCTTTTGGTAGC
Protein-coding sequences here:
- the cooS gene encoding anaerobic carbon-monoxide dehydrogenase catalytic subunit, which gives rise to MDIPKETYKTSIIEGEIGGLKIGGENTMPFYLFEGNMPNPPRIALEIWDEPPKDWLPNVVEPYKDVINDPVSWAKKAISYGCDMVCLKLIGTDPLGSNRSPQEAAAVAKNVCDNIDLPLIVLGCGNIEKDSVTLKEVASACEGRNILLGAATEDNYKVIGASALAYKHNVSAQTPIDVNLSKQLNILLGNLGLSDNKILIDPTGSTLGYGLEYTYSVIERIRLSALQAGDEKLKMPIFVEIGKDCWKIKEVREDNPQWGDIEKRGILWEAISGLSFLLAGCNLLVMRHPSSLKLLKEMIKELMELKEEEKEVKKEAKKEEHIYVAREEKGEEKIKRHPGDHYKPSWIDEDICEFLEKKEALVYSANEGFKDKAKKDGVRTVFERAEEIKPCPFGEKGACCKHCAMGPCRLSFKDESLEEQEEGQKTGLCGATIGTISARNFARMIAAGASAHSDHGREVAEILIAVAEGKAPGYSIKDMEKLYNVAKDFGIETEGKDEYAIAKELGEKALAEFGKQQGELTFIKRMPLTRQNVWKKLGMTPRGIDREVVEIMHRTHMGVDQDYRNILLQGSRCALADGYGGSMIATELQDILFGTPKPVLSRVNLGVLREDCVNLVIHGHEPLLSEMIVVASKNPKMEELAKSVGAKGINLAGICCTANEILMRHGVPLAGNLLQQELAIATGSVEAMVIDVQCIFQSLPKVAQCYHTKIISTSAKGKIPGALHIEFDPHNALVSAEKIVETAILNFKNRIKEKVEIPQESMDLVAGFTHEYVNYMLGGKFRASYWPLNDNIINGKIRGVVGVVGCNNPRVALDSVHIPLVKELIKNNVLVLQTGCAAIACAKAGLLTPEAAKFAGEGLAQVCEAIGIPPVLHCGSCVDNSRLLVAGAEMVKVGGLGDDVSDLPIAGCAPEWMSEKAIAIGQYFVATGLLVAFGVNFPTLGSKATTRHLFEEYEGLTGGMWAFEKDPYKLARLLIEHIDKKREALGINKPKERILYDMEARRELKF